The Pseudobdellovibrionaceae bacterium genome segment CTTCTTCCCGGTTTCGCGCATCTGCTTTTGGTCTTCCAAAAGCGTGACGTTGTCGCGGTTCAACTGATCGCGACCGTCTTCCAAAGAACGCGTGATCGCGGCGATCACCGTCTGCGCGCTTTCGAACTTCGTGAAGTAACGCTTCAGCGGTGTCCCCACGCCCGGCAGTGCGCCCAACGCGCGCGAGAACCAACCGGGTTCGAAATCGAATTTTCCCGGATCAAGCTCTTCGACTTGCATTTTCAAATCGACCAGCGCGTTCGCGACCGGGCCGCCGTCGCCCCCGCGTTCCGCGAGCTTTTTGACGGGTTGGCGCAGCAGTTCACTTTGTTTCGCCGCGCGCTTTTGCACCTCGCCGCCCATCTGTTCGACCGAGGCCTTCAGCGAGTTCTCTTGATCGGCGTCGCCGGGATTGAAATCCAGCAAGCGGTTGACGTACTCGTCGGCGCGCGCATCCAGTTCCGGATCCTGCCCCGGGGTTGCGTGCAGGCTGTCCGGAGGCTGGATTTCGAGGGCGTTCTTCACGGCGACCGTGTCGGGAAGAACGAGAGCCGTTTTCTCAAGAGTTGCCGTGCTGGTCTTTCCCGTCATGATTCCGTTCCTTTCGAATACTTTCCGGCGCGTGCCGCGAGGTTTTGCACCTCCGCCAGGCGCGCCTCTAGTTGATCGCGTTGATCGCCTTTGGTCACGATCTGATTTAAAGCTTCATCCAGTCCACCGAGCTCCGCAAGCCCGCGAGTCACACGCTCGATTGCCGATCCGACCTCCACACGCTCCTGCACGAAACTTTCGCCCCGAACGTCCGCACGCGCGTTCAAATTTTCCAGCTGATTGCGGACGGACATCAGCTGGTCGGCCAAGGCCAAGACGGCCGCATCCACCGCGTCCTGATAGCGTGAAAAGGTGATCTCGCCGGGTTCGAACTTTTCACTCAGTCGACGCCGCAAAAGGTTCGCGCGTTGCAGCAGTTCTTCCGCGAGCGCGGCGGCCCGGGTCCCCTCCGCTTCCACCTTTTCAAGAAATTTACATTTGGAGAGCTGGCGCCGCATCTCTTCAAGTGAAGGGCGGCCACCCGTCAGAAGTGCCCGTTCCGCGGGCGCCGGCAACGTCTCCGCACCGCCGGCCAAAGATTTGGCGACGAGCGCGCGGGTCAAAGCGAGGCCCGAAGCACCGCCGATCAGAAGAAGTCCCACCACCACGGCGGGTAAAGTCGCGACGATGCCGAAGATCCCCAGCGCGACGCTCGTGGCGCCCGCGCCGGCGACCAATCCCGCACTCAGCCCGAGGGTTTTCGCACCGGAACTGCCACTTGCTTGCCCGTCATTTCTCATCATACAGTCATATCCACTTCTTTCATCGCGAGCAAGTCCGTGAGCGTACGGACAGGGAGCACGTGCGTATGGTGTTCGGATTTTTCCGCAAGCAGCTTTTGGATGTCATCGAATGGACCGAAAACGAACCGGGCGTCCTGGCCTTCCGTTTTCCCATGAAGGATCAAGAGATCCAAAACGGCGCGCAGCTCACCGTGCGTGACACGCAGATCGCGCTGTTCGTCAACGAAGGTCAGCTGGCCGATCTGTTCGAAGCCGGGCGCCATGCGCTAGCCACCCGCAACCTTCCCGTCCTGACCAATCTTAAACATTGGGACAAGGGTTTCGAGTCGCCGTTCAAATCCGATCTTTATTTCTTTTCGACGCGCGAGCAGCTCGACCAACGCTGGGGCACGACGACTCCCATTTTGGTGAAGGACAAAAACTTCGGTCCGATCCGTTTGCGCGCGTTCGGCAGCTACTCCTACCGGATCAAAAACCCGCGACTGTTCTTCCAAAAAGTCAGCGGGACCCAAGAGGTCTTCCGCGTCGAGCAGCTCGAAGGACAACTGCGTGCCGCGACCCTGACTCACCTGGCGGCCTTCCTGGGGAAAAACGAAATTCCCTTCGTCGACATGGCGGCCAACCAAATCGAATTCTCGAATTATCTGAAGGGCGCGCTGACCGAGATGTTCCAATCCTACGGTTTGGAACTGGAGTCGTTCTTCGTGCAAAGCCTGTCGCTCCCCGACGAGTTGCAGGGTCATTTGGATAAGGTCGCCTCGATGAAAATGCTGGGCGATCTGCGCAACTACGCCCAGTTTCAGGCGGCGGACAGCATCTCGATCGCGGCGGGAAATTCCGGCGGCGCGGCTGGTGCGGGCGCCTCCATGGGTGTGGGCCTGGCGATGTCGCAGGCCATGGCGCAGAGCGCGGGTGGAGCGGTAGCGACCGCCACAGAAAAGCCGGCGGCAACGGCGGAAGATCCCATGGCCACGATCAAAAAACTCCACGACATGATGAAAGACGGCATCATCAGCAGCGAAGAGTTCGAGGCCAAAAAAGCCGAGCTCATGAAAAGGATCACGTAAGTGGCCCTGAACGTCAGCTGCCCCGCCTGCGGGGCCGCAATTCCCTTCAAATCCCGGGCGTCGATCTTCGGTGTCTGCGGTTTCTGCCGAAATGCGGTCGCGCGGAAAGGCGTGAACGCCGAGACCATCGGCAAAATGTCCGAGATGCCTCCCGATATGAGCCCGCTGAAAATCGGCACGACGGGATACTTCGACGGCAAACGTTTCGAGCTGATCGGCCGCGCGAAGATGACCTGGTCCGCCGGTCATTGGAACGAGTGGTACGCGCTTTTCGATGACGGTCGCGACGGCTGGTTGGCCGACGCGCAGGGCTTCTATTTGATGAGTTTTGAAAACCGCGAACCGGGAGCCCTTCCCGCGAAGGACAGTCTACGCGTGGGGCATCCGGTCCAGCTGGCGGGCGCGACTTACAACGTCGATGACTTACGCGAAGTGAAATGCGCGGCCAGCGAAGGGGAGCTCAGCCTCGAAGCCCGCGCCGGACGCGAAGCCCTGAACGTGGACCTGTCGGCAGAGCAAGGTCGCTTCGCCGGTTTGGAATACGGTCCGCAGGGCACGCGCGTCTTCCAAGGCAAGTATGCCGAATTCGAGGACTTCCGTTTTCAGAATTTGAGGAAATTCGATGGCTGGTGAACCCAAAGTCGCCTCAGGACGTTTGATCAACTGCACGTCTTGCGGCGCAAACATTCTGATTCGCGCGCAGGGACTGAGCGTCGTCGCGGTCTGCGACAAATGCCAATCCGAACTCGATACCACCGACGAAACCCTACGCGTGCTGACGACGCTCAAGCAGCGGCAAAGACGCGCGCAGGTCATTGAACTCGGCGGGCGCGGACGCGTGCACGGCAATCTTTACGAATGCATCGGCTATATGGAACGCTCCGACGACTCGGGCGTTTATATGTGGAGCGAATATCTGCTGTTCAATCCGGCGCGGGGTTTTCGCTGGCTGACGGAGTTCGACGGTCACTGGAACTACACCAAGGTGACGAAAAATCCTCCGCGCAATGCGGAGTCGTACCAGCCCTCGATCCACTACCTGGACAAGGACTATCATCTTTTCCACAAGGGACACGCCAAAGTGCAGTTCGTGCGCGGCGAGTTCAACTGGCAGGTGAAAGTCGGCGAACGCGTGACGGTGCGCGATTACATCAGCCCGCCCGAGATGTTGTCCTTCGAAGGCGACGAAAAAGAGGCGATCTGGTCCGTCAGCACCTACATCGAAGCCGATAAAATCCGTGATGGATTCGGGATCAAAGAGGCCATGCCCCCGCAGACGGGCGTCGGCCCCAACCAGCCGACCACGCTGGCCGAAACCTCGTCGGGCATCTTGGGTTACTTCGCGATGTTCATCCTGGCGCTTTTCATGCTCCAGACGTTCTTTATCCTCACCGCGGATCGCGCCGTCGTTTTCCGCACCGAAGCGACCCATGATCCCATGGACCCGGTCAAAACGAAGGTCACGCCGCCTTTCGAGCTGAAGGGCTACCGCTCGAATTTGCTTTTCGATCTGGATACGAACCTGAACAACGGCTGGCTTTCCGTCAGTGCGGACCTCATCAACGAAGAGACCGGCGAGTCCCTCGCTTTCGAACACGGCGCGGAAACCTACACGGGCCGCGACTCCGACGGCACCTGGCGCGAAGGCAGTCGCCATGCGGACTTGATCATCTCAAGCGTGCCCGCGGGGCGATACCACATCAACTACGAAACGGACTCGCGCTCGGGCCCCTCGTGGATGCAGGCGAACTCGATGAACCCCATGAGCTACGGACTCACCGTCTGGCGCAACGTACCCACTTGGTCGAATCTGCTGTGGGCGATGGGCGTGCTGACGATTTTCCCGGTTTTCGCCTGGTGGCGCAGCCGCAGCTTTGAAGTGAATCGCTGGTCGACCAGCGACTTCTCGCCGTACTTCAGCGAAGACGAGGACGATTGATATGAAACTCTTCTATATCATTTTTGGCAGCACCATCTGCGTGCTTTTTCTCTACGCGGGCGCCACCGGCTGGAGCGTCATGTCCGGATCGGCCGCCACCTGGGGCGCACGCGGCGCCGCGGGATTTCATCACAAATAAAAGGAGTCTTCCATGCCCGAACAAATCGTCCTCGTTCCCGAACAGCTCATCAACTTGAAGTACATCGTCGCCGCGCTCGTTTACTCGGCGCTCGGTATCGTGATCTTGGTCGCGGGATTCTGGGTCTTCGACCGCCTGACGCCCGGACATCTGTGGCAAGAGATCGTCGAAGAACAAAATACCGCGCTCGCGATCGTGGCCGGTGCCATGGCCATCGCGATGGCGATGATCATCTCGGCATCCCTGCACGGTTAAGGCGGTTTCGTGTCCTACGTTCTGCTCTTCTCGGTTTTCGTCATCGCGACCTGCGGTCTGGTTTACGAACTGATCGCGGGCGCGCTCGCGAGCTATCTTTTGGGCGACTCGGTGACCCAGTTTTCGACCGTCATCGGGGTTTACCTGTTCTCCATGGGGATCGGCTCTTACCTGTCCAAGTTCATCAACCGCAATTTGATGTCGGTCTTCATTCAGGTCGAGCTCTTGGTCGGGATGGTCGGCGGCTGCTCGGCGGCGATTTTATTCTTGTCGTTCGAGCACGTGGCCTCGTTTCGCATTCTGTTGTACTCGCTCGTGGTTCTGACCGGAACGCTCGTGGGTTTCGAAATTCCGATCCTGATGCGGATCTTGCAAAACCAGTTCGACTTCAAAGATCTGGTCTCGAAGGTATTCACCTTCGACTACATCGGCGCGCTGCTCGCGTCGCTCGTTTTCCCTTTGGTTTTGGTCCCGCACCTGGGCCTGGTGCGCTCGGCCTTTCTGTTCGGCATTTTCAACGTGGCGGTCGCGATCTGGGCGCTCTTTCTGTTCAGCGACCACATCAAGTGGATCAAAAGCATGAAGATGACGAGCTTCGCCGTCTTCGCCTTCTTGATCGCGGGCTTCGTGCTGTCCGACCGCATCCTGGGTTTCGCCGAAACGGCCAGCTACTCGGACCCCGTCGTTTACACCAAATCCACGCCCTACCAGCGCATCGTCGTCACCCAGACTCCGGGCGACGTGCGTCTTTTCTTGAACGGGAACCTGCAGTTCAGTTCGCGTGACGAATACCGTTACCACGAAGCCCTTGTGCATATGGGGATGGGCTCGCTCGCCGCTCCGC includes the following:
- a CDS encoding SPFH domain-containing protein → MRMVFGFFRKQLLDVIEWTENEPGVLAFRFPMKDQEIQNGAQLTVRDTQIALFVNEGQLADLFEAGRHALATRNLPVLTNLKHWDKGFESPFKSDLYFFSTREQLDQRWGTTTPILVKDKNFGPIRLRAFGSYSYRIKNPRLFFQKVSGTQEVFRVEQLEGQLRAATLTHLAAFLGKNEIPFVDMAANQIEFSNYLKGALTEMFQSYGLELESFFVQSLSLPDELQGHLDKVASMKMLGDLRNYAQFQAADSISIAAGNSGGAAGAGASMGVGLAMSQAMAQSAGGAVATATEKPAATAEDPMATIKKLHDMMKDGIISSEEFEAKKAELMKRIT
- a CDS encoding DUF4178 domain-containing protein; its protein translation is MALNVSCPACGAAIPFKSRASIFGVCGFCRNAVARKGVNAETIGKMSEMPPDMSPLKIGTTGYFDGKRFELIGRAKMTWSAGHWNEWYALFDDGRDGWLADAQGFYLMSFENREPGALPAKDSLRVGHPVQLAGATYNVDDLREVKCAASEGELSLEARAGREALNVDLSAEQGRFAGLEYGPQGTRVFQGKYAEFEDFRFQNLRKFDGW
- a CDS encoding DUF4178 domain-containing protein, which translates into the protein MAGEPKVASGRLINCTSCGANILIRAQGLSVVAVCDKCQSELDTTDETLRVLTTLKQRQRRAQVIELGGRGRVHGNLYECIGYMERSDDSGVYMWSEYLLFNPARGFRWLTEFDGHWNYTKVTKNPPRNAESYQPSIHYLDKDYHLFHKGHAKVQFVRGEFNWQVKVGERVTVRDYISPPEMLSFEGDEKEAIWSVSTYIEADKIRDGFGIKEAMPPQTGVGPNQPTTLAETSSGILGYFAMFILALFMLQTFFILTADRAVVFRTEATHDPMDPVKTKVTPPFELKGYRSNLLFDLDTNLNNGWLSVSADLINEETGESLAFEHGAETYTGRDSDGTWREGSRHADLIISSVPAGRYHINYETDSRSGPSWMQANSMNPMSYGLTVWRNVPTWSNLLWAMGVLTIFPVFAWWRSRSFEVNRWSTSDFSPYFSEDEDD
- a CDS encoding DUF350 domain-containing protein produces the protein MPEQIVLVPEQLINLKYIVAALVYSALGIVILVAGFWVFDRLTPGHLWQEIVEEQNTALAIVAGAMAIAMAMIISASLHG
- a CDS encoding polyamine aminopropyltransferase, with the protein product MSYVLLFSVFVIATCGLVYELIAGALASYLLGDSVTQFSTVIGVYLFSMGIGSYLSKFINRNLMSVFIQVELLVGMVGGCSAAILFLSFEHVASFRILLYSLVVLTGTLVGFEIPILMRILQNQFDFKDLVSKVFTFDYIGALLASLVFPLVLVPHLGLVRSAFLFGIFNVAVAIWALFLFSDHIKWIKSMKMTSFAVFAFLIAGFVLSDRILGFAETASYSDPVVYTKSTPYQRIVVTQTPGDVRLFLNGNLQFSSRDEYRYHEALVHMGMGSLAAPRTALILGGGDGLAAREILKYPSIEKVVLVDLDPAMTQLFSSQEGLRRLNEDALLSPKMHVVNRDAFMWLRENQEQFDFIAVDFPDPSNFTVGKLYTNTFYRQLRTALAPNGVGVVQSTSPYVAKKTFWTIDNTLRSVGFRTLPYHVYVPAFGDWGYILFGNVAPTLPTKMPEGLKYMNLDIARTLVEFPADMKVAVTDVNKLNNQILVRYFEQEWAEYAH